The DNA window CCGCGCGCGCCCGCACCCTCGTCTGCACGATAGCCTTGGCGGCCGCTGCGATCCTGGCCGGCTGCTCGAACGCCGCGCCGTCTGCTGACGGCGGCGCCTCGACCGGCGGCTCCTTCGCCGACCTGGGCGGCGACCTCACCTACGAGCAGGCGAAGGCCCTCCCTTTCAAGCAGGTGGAGCCGGATCTAGGCAATCTGCACGAAGTCTACTTCGCCGGCGGCTGCTTCTGGGGCGTGGACGCATACTTCTCGCTCGTGCCCGGCGTGGCGGAAACGACGTCCGGTTACGCGAACGGCACCGGCGAGAACCCCACGTACGAGCAGGTGTGCACCGGCGCCACCGGGTTCGCCGAGACGGTGCGCGTGCGCTACGACCCCGATGCGGTGAGCCTGCAGACGCTGGTCGAGCATTACTTCGGGCTGATCGACCCCACCAGCGTGAACCGCCAGGGCAACGATGCCGGCACGCAGTACCGCACCGGCATCTACTACGCGGACGAGGCCGACCTTGCCGTGCTCGAGGCCGCGATGGAGGCCGAGCGCGCGGCCGTCGGGAAGGACCTGGCCGTGGAGCTGGCGCCGCTCTCCAACTTCTACGAGGCCGAGGAGTACCATCAGGACTACCTGGACAAGAACCCTGGCGGCTACTGCCACGTGGACTTTTCGGAGCTTCGGGCGTTCGTCGAGGAGGGGTCGCTCGATGCGAGCCTCTACGAGAAGCCGAGCGAAGGCGAGCTGCGCGAGTCGCTGAGCGCCGAGCAGTTCGACGTCACGCAGAACGCCGCGACCGAGCAGCCGTTCAGCGGCGAGTATTACGACAACGTCGAGCCCGGCATCTACGTGGACGTGGTCACCGGCGAGCCGCTATTCTCGTCGGCCGACCAGTACGACGCGGGCTGCGGCTGGCCCAGCTTCACCAAGCCCATCGACCCGGAGGTGATCGTCGAGCGCGAGGACGGCAGCCACGGCATGGACCGCACCGAGGTGAAGAGCCGCGTGGGCGACTCGCACCTGGGCCACGTGTTCACCGACGGCCCCGCCGCCGAGGGCGGGCTGCGCTACTGCATCAACAGCGCGTCGCTGCGCTTCGTCCCCCTTGAGGACATGGACGCCGAAGGCTATGGCGACCTGAAGCCCCTGGTGGAAGTGGAGTGAGGCTATTCGTAGTCTCGCAGTGACTCCATAAGCTCGCCGACACTCACGTCGAAGCCATCAGCGATACGCCTGATGTTGTCCAAGCTGATGTTGCGAGCGCCGCGTTCGACGTCGGCGAGGTACGTGGCGCTCATGCCTATCCTCTTCGCGAAAGCGCGCTGCGACAATCCACGCTCCTCGCGCAGATCCTTGATGCGCCAACCAAGCTGTACCCGTAAAGTGGACATTCGCCTATGCTCGCGCACCGCCTGGCGTTAGCTGCAACACTTTAAGTGAGCATTTTGCTTTTTGCTATGCTACTGTGAAAAACGCGTAGTGCAGCTCAATTCAAAGGGAAACGAATGACTATGCCCCAACTAGCCGAAACCGGCGAACTCATCGCCGAGGTAGAACTTACACTCGCAGGAATAATTTTTTGCTTCGAGTTGTTTTGGCAACGTCTTCAAAGCGGCCAAAAGCTTGACCATCGAGATTCTCTCGCGACAGTATGGCTCGCGATTACGACCCTCAAACAGTGCGCAACGCAACTGAGCGAAGCTGCGGAATCACTTGAGTCGCTCCAGACCGCAAACTGAAGACGAGCCGAACCACCTGCACGCGAAACGAGTCACGCTGCACAAAAACCGTTCTCGTGAAAGCCGTGAGGGACTTCGGAGGTGCTTTTCGCTCATGGCGGCTCATGAGTTGCCAGCATAACCCCAGGTCGATGAAAATCACCACCCGGAAACCTTTCGCCGCCTCTCGCACGAGGGGCGGTTTTGTGTCGCCGGAGGGCGATTCGCGTGCACGGCTGCTGCGGCAGCGGTCAGTCGCTTTCTGGTTCCGCGGGCTTCGGTTGCAAGGCGGCGGTTATGGTGGTAGCCAGGTCGGCATCGCGGTCGGCGGCTCGTTCGGCGGCGCGGTTGTACCGGGCCACGTTGACGCGCCTCGCGTTCAGGAAGGCGTGCAGGATGAGGGCGAACGACGCGGCGATGGCGAGCCAGAACAGGAAGGGGGTCATCCAGTTCACGGCCATCACCGGCACCCACAGGTCGAACATGCTCACGATGGCGAGCATGAACGTGCTTGCCAGGAACAGCGCAACCGCAAGCAGTGCAACGCCAGCCAACACCCCGCGCTTCCGGCTGCGGCGCGCGGCGGCCTTCTGCTCTTCCGTGTAGAAATCCTCGATGTAGGGATGCTCCCGGCGAAACCTCCGATACCCCAGGCACGCGGACGCCGCCAGCCCCACACCCACCGCCGCGCACAGGAGGTACGCAAGGTAGGGATACGCACTCGGATTAGCGGCGAACAGGCTGGTGGCAATGGCCGCCACCCCGAATCCCACCACGAACATTGCCAGACCCGCCGGCAGCTTCCACGCGAACCGCCGCATGGCCTCGTCGTAGCCGCACGCGTCCACCGGCGGCGCGTCCTCGGGCATCGAGCGGGCAAGGTCGGGCGCGCGGCCGGTCAGATCGCCGCGCACGAGGTCGTCTATCGTGCACTCGAACAGCTCGCACAGCCGGATGAGCTTGTCCATCTCAGGGTAGCTCTTCTCGGCTTCCCACTTCGTCACCGACTGGCGGCTCACGCCCACCAGCATCGCCAGCTCGCTCTGGGTCATGGTGCGCGTCTCGCGTAGGTGTTGCAGGTTCTCGCGGAATCCCATGGCGCTCTCCTCTCGTACGCTGATCACGCCTTCAGTGTGCGCCGAGCCGCCGGTTTCCTCAACCAACTAGGGGATGCTTTTCGCCCGCCGCCGAGGCCACCGGAAGTAGCCTCCCCAGGTGAGACGCCCGCCGCTAGATTTTGTACATGTACTGGAAGACGTCCTCGCGCTGGATGATGATCTGCACGCCGAGGTCGGCGCCCACCTGCTCGAGGCGCTCCTGCACGGTGTTGAAGTCGGCCACCTCGGGGTTGAGCGTAGTGAGCATCGTCATGGAGAAGATGTCCTCCAAGATGGTCTGGCTGATGTCGTCGATGTTCGCGCCGCACTCCGCGAGCGCCGTAGCCACCGCCGCAACGATGCCGCTGCGATCCTTGCCCAGAACCGAGATAACGCACTTCATTGGCTGTCCTTCCCTCGCCTGCACCAAAATGTGTGAAGACTATAGTACCTGATCACAAACAGATGTTTCACGTGAAACATCCGATACGCACAGGGAACCCGCGGCGCGCTCAGTCCCTTCGGGCGAAGATGAGGGACAGGGCCTCGGCGCGGGTGGCCTGGCTGCGCTCGAAGGCGCCGCGGACGGCGCTCGTGGTGGTCTTCGCGCCGGCCTTCTTCACGCCGCGCATGCTCATGCACAGATGCTCCGCCTCGAGCACCACGATCACGCCCTGGGGATGCAGCTCCTCGATGAGCGTGTCGGCGATTTGCGAGGTCAGGCGCTCCTGCACCT is part of the Arabiibacter massiliensis genome and encodes:
- the msrB gene encoding peptide-methionine (R)-S-oxide reductase MsrB — its product is MSARARTLVCTIALAAAAILAGCSNAAPSADGGASTGGSFADLGGDLTYEQAKALPFKQVEPDLGNLHEVYFAGGCFWGVDAYFSLVPGVAETTSGYANGTGENPTYEQVCTGATGFAETVRVRYDPDAVSLQTLVEHYFGLIDPTSVNRQGNDAGTQYRTGIYYADEADLAVLEAAMEAERAAVGKDLAVELAPLSNFYEAEEYHQDYLDKNPGGYCHVDFSELRAFVEEGSLDASLYEKPSEGELRESLSAEQFDVTQNAATEQPFSGEYYDNVEPGIYVDVVTGEPLFSSADQYDAGCGWPSFTKPIDPEVIVEREDGSHGMDRTEVKSRVGDSHLGHVFTDGPAAEGGLRYCINSASLRFVPLEDMDAEGYGDLKPLVEVE
- a CDS encoding helix-turn-helix transcriptional regulator; this translates as MSTLRVQLGWRIKDLREERGLSQRAFAKRIGMSATYLADVERGARNISLDNIRRIADGFDVSVGELMESLRDYE
- a CDS encoding helix-turn-helix transcriptional regulator, yielding MGFRENLQHLRETRTMTQSELAMLVGVSRQSVTKWEAEKSYPEMDKLIRLCELFECTIDDLVRGDLTGRAPDLARSMPEDAPPVDACGYDEAMRRFAWKLPAGLAMFVVGFGVAAIATSLFAANPSAYPYLAYLLCAAVGVGLAASACLGYRRFRREHPYIEDFYTEEQKAAARRSRKRGVLAGVALLAVALFLASTFMLAIVSMFDLWVPVMAVNWMTPFLFWLAIAASFALILHAFLNARRVNVARYNRAAERAADRDADLATTITAALQPKPAEPESD
- a CDS encoding ACT domain-containing protein, encoding MKCVISVLGKDRSGIVAAVATALAECGANIDDISQTILEDIFSMTMLTTLNPEVADFNTVQERLEQVGADLGVQIIIQREDVFQYMYKI